Sequence from the Thermus tengchongensis genome:
ACCCCGGGCCCAGGCGGCCCCTCCCGCCCGCCCCGCTCCGGCGGCGGTGCAGATGGGGGATTGGGCCTTCGCCTGGATTGACGGGGAGGATCTGGAGAGCACCGGCCTGCCCTACCGCTCCAACGAGTGGTTCGCCCTGGCCCAGATGCGCACCCCCGAGACCGCCCACTTCCGCATCCTGGCGGGGGAGAAGCGCCTGCGCATCTACCTGAAGGGGCAGAAGACGGTGCCCGGTCAGAACCTGGCCTCGCCCCAGGCCCGCACCGTGGCCCTGCCCTACCTGGTGCAGAGCGCCCAGGGCGCCCCCACCCTGCCCTCCACCTACCACCCCGACGTGCAGGTCTGGGCTCAGGTGGGCGGGGTGTGGCAAAGGCTCACCATCACCAACGTGGACTACGCGGCGGGCCAGGTGACCTTTACCGAGCCCGCGGGCGTGCCCACCAGCAGCAACATTGAGATCTACTACACCCACGCGGACGGCCAGTTCCGTTTCCGGGTGGCCCGGGACGCGGGCGGGATTGACGACAGCGTAGCCACCGTCTTCAACCAGTCCTTCTCCACCATGCACAGCATTGACCAGAACAACCTGGAGACCATGCTGGCCTGGCCGCAGCAGGTGGAGCTGGTGCCGGGGACGCGGCTGGTCCTGGAGGTGCGCACCGCTCAGGTGCCGATGGTCTGGAACGACCGGGCGGGCCACTACGTCCACATCGCCGCCCTGGCCCGCAGGGTCCAGGTCTTGGACAAGGGGCAGCTGAATCGCCTGGCGGAGCTGGAGAACCGGGCGGGGCTATAAGGAGGCGGCATGGGGCTGGAAGCTCAGTTGGATGATGGTTCCTTCTCCGGAGGAGGGGGATCGACCAGCCTTGGGTCCAGCGGGGGTACTTTTTCCCTAAGCAATAGTTACGGTAGCAACCAGTACTTTCCCAGGGACCTTGACTTCTCTTTGGGCAACAGCTACCAGGCATCCACCGGAGGCTCCTCTGCTGGCTCTGGGTTTTCCATCGCCAACAGCTACCAGTCACCGTTAGGAGGTAGCACAGGGGGGACAAAAATGTACGACTTGAGCACGTCCGGCGTGGGGGCGGGCGGATCTGAGCCCCCTCTCTGGCAGCAGATCCTGGGTGGCCTAGGTGCGCTCAACTCCCTGCTGGACCCCTACATCCTCACGGAGCAAGAGCGCATGCAGCTGGAGCTGGAGCGGGCCAAGGCTCAGGCGGAAGCCGAGAAGGCGCGCCTGGCCTCCATCCAGGTCCAGCCCCAGCCCGCGGTGCCCACCTGGGCCTGGGTGGTGGGGGGAGCAGCCCTGGTCCTGATCCTTTTCCTGCTGCTCCGGGAGTGAGACATGGAAGTGGTGGCGGGACTCCTCGCGGGGATCGGCTCCATAGGTGGCCTCCTGGATGACTGGATCGTCACGGAGGAAGAGCGCCAGGCCCTGGAGAACCAGCGCAAGGCGGTAGAGGCCGCCATGCGCCAGGCCGAGCTGGAAGCCCGCCTGCGGGAGGAGGAGGCCCGCCTTCGCGCCGCTGCTGCCGCCAACCAGGCTAGGGCCACGATGGTCATCGGCATTGCCCTGGCCATCGCCCTGGTGCTGGTGGTGCTCATCTGGAGGTTCGCATGAACACGGGAGAGGTCCTGTTAGGCGTCGCGGCCCTTGGCGCGGTGGGGGTGGGGGCCCTGGTGGCCCTTCGCCTCACCAGCCCCGAGCGGGCCCAGGTGCCCAACCCCTACGCCGCGCCGGTCCAGCCCCCGGCTTCGTCCCCGGTGCTGCCCCCGGCGTACGCCCCCGCTCAACCTCAGTCCGCGGCCCCCGCGTATCCTGCCCCTGCGCCCGTTTACCCCGCTCCTCCCCCCTCTACTCCCACCATCACCAAGGGGCAGCTCTGCGCGGAGTACCAGCAGAAGAAGGCCAACCTGGAAACCCTCATCCAGGACACACAGAAGAAAATGGACGCCCTGGTGGCCAAGGGGTCCAGCGCGGACAAAAACTGCTGGAGCTACGCTCAGCGGGAGGCGTGCTTCTTTGGCATCTGCTCCCCTGCTCTAAACGGCAACTACAGCGCCTGCATGAGCTACGTCAAGGGGGAGGGGCCGAGGCCGGGGAACCTGTTTGATTTTGAGGACTCCCGGGCGGTGGACCAGGCCCACCGGGAATACGCCGCCCTGAAGGAGAAGCTGGCGGACTACCAGTCCCAGCTGGAGGCCGTCCGCCAGCAGCTCAACAAGCTGGCCGCTGAGGGGGTGGTTTGCTGATGGACTGGGGCTTCCTGGACGCCGTGGACAAGGGCCTGGGGGTGGTGGCCTTCCTGGCCTTCCTCCGGCTGGTCTTCGGCGATCTCCAGGAGATGAAGGCCTCCCTCAAGCGGATTGAGGAGCACCTGGCCCTGCAGGCGGAGCTCGCCCGGGCCCAGGCTAGGGCCAGGAGGAAGGAAAAGGAGGTGGAAAGTGGACGCTAAGACGCTGGTCCTCATCGCCCTTCTGGGCGGTTTAGCCTACCTCGGCTGGAAGGCCTTGGGGGGCACGGGGGCAAAGGGGGAAGCCTCTCCGGATGAGGCTCCGCCCCCTTCCGGAACTGGGGACAACCCGGAGTACTACCCCGTCCCCTACCCGGTTTATCCCGTGCCGGTTTGGGACCCCGGCTACCAGAACGGGGGGCTGCCCGGCTTCGGCCTGGGCTCCTTCGTGAACCCCTGCGCGGCCTTCCCCAGCCTCTGCCGCCCGCTGGTGCCCATCCCCGGAGGAGGCGAAGCGTGAAGTGGATCTGGTGGGCGGTGGCTGGGGTAGGGGCGGTGGGGGTGGGGGTCTACCTGCTCTCCCGTGAGAAACCGGCTCAGGGGAAAGCCTCTCAGCAGGCCTCCACCTCCGCACCCTCCACCGGTTCCGGCCTCATCACCTGCATGGCGGCCTGGGCTTGCGCGGACGGCTCCACCCGCTCCGGCTGCAGCGCGGAGCAGGCCTGTGCGGGCTACGGGGGGCCGGCCAAGGTGGTGGTGGATGACTTCACCCCCAAACCTACGCCCATCTTCAGGGAACCTCTTCCGGAACCTACCCCTGTGGTACCCTCCCCTAAACCGGAAGACCCGATTCTGGAGCCGGTACCCGTCCTTCCGGAGGAGTTCATCCCCAAACCTACGCCCATCTTCAGGGAGCCGTACCCCATCGCCATTGACGTTTTCCCCATTTGGGACCGCATTTAGGAGGCCCTGATGACCTGGACTGACCTTATCCCGCCCGGAAACCTTTGGATCGTTTGGCTTCTCCAGGCTGCCCTGGCCGTGGGGGTGATCGCCCTTCTGGCTGGGGCCCTTGTGGCCCTCCTCGGGAAGGTCCCGGTGGTGGGGCCGGTCCTCGCGGCCATCGTGCGCGTCCTCGCGGGGAACTACGAGAAGTGGCTTGCCGAAAGGGTGCCCAAGCTGGCGGAGCAGGCCGTCCTCAGCGTGGAGGAGCGCTACCGGCGCTCCAGTCTCCCCCCCGAGGAGCGCGCCCGGGCCAAGCTGGAGGAGGCCATCGCGGCCCTGCAGGAGATGGCCCCCGGCCTGGCCCGCGACATCGCCCGGCGGCAGATTGAAGCGGCCCTGGCCCGCATCCGGGCCACGGGCATGGAGCAGAAGGCTGGAGGTGGGAAATGAGCTTCCAAGACGGCGTTCAGCTCGGCGCAGGCTTCGTGGTGGGCGCGGCCCTGGTCTGGTTGGGGATTCTCCTCATCCTGGCCATCCTGGGGGCTCTCCTTGGACGAGATGGCGGCGGCAACTAGCGGAGGGACTACCTTGTGGCAGGCCTACAAGCAGGGCATAGGGGTGGGCCTGGGGCTCCTCACGGTCTACGCCCTGGCCCTGCTCCTCCTGGCCCTCCTGGTGCGGCAGAGCGTAGCGGGGGGAACTCCAGCCCAACCCCCGGCGGAAGGAGGTCCTAGGTGTTCAACCTCTTGGGCGTGAAACCGGATGAGCTCATCGCCCAGGCCCAGGGCGCGGTGAAGGCCCTGGATGAACGGCTGGCGTGCGTGGAGGACCGCCTGGCGGCCATCCAGCGCACCCTGGAGTACGAGTACGGGCGCCCCCGGCGGGACGTGGCGGGCCACGATCCCGCCCGCCTCCCCCTCATCGCCCAGATCCCGGCGGGGGACACCCCTCACCGGCTGGAGCTGGTGGGGCTCCTCGGGAAGCCCGCCACCCGGGGCCACCTGGTGAACATCGGGGACTCTAAGGCCCGCATCTGGTTCACCCTGGGCTCCTCCCGGGTGGGGCCCTACGTTCTCCTGCCCGCGGCGGCCCTGGACCTCTCCTTCATCGTGGACGGGGTGGAGATCGCGGACGCGGGGGAGGGGCCCACCACGCTGCAGGTCCTCTTCCAGTGATGCTTCCGGTCAGGGTCGGGAAACGGGGCAAGGGCTACTTCCCGGAGGCCCGCATCGTCCGGGGCCCCCGGGTCATGGGGGAGACCGCGGACAACTCCTTTCAGGCCCTCCTGGGCTACGCCTGGATGGGGGTCCTGGACCGCGCCCAGCGGCGCTTCCGCCTCTTCCAGGCCCGCAAAACTGCCTTAGGCTCCGAGCCCTGGCCCATCGGTTCTCCGGATGAGGCGGAGTGGGTGGAGGTGGAAGCCCCACCCCTCCCCCACCCCGTGGAGGAGATCCGCCACCTGGCCCTGTGCTTTGACCAGGCCGCCCGGCATGTGGTGGCCTACGAGCGGGACGAGGAGATCTGGATCCGCCAGTGGGACCCTCTGCGGGGGGGCTATACCATGCGGGGGCCCTTCCCGGGGAGGGACCCGGTTCTCATCTGGGACTTTGAGGTGGGGTACTTCCTGCCGGACTCGGATGTGCTTCTCCTCCACCTCTCCCCGGACCGCACCCGGGTCATCATGCGGGTCCAGCGGGAGCTGTACGCCACGCCCCACGTCCACCAAACCCTACCTTCCCCCGGCTACCTGGACCAGGCCGTGGCCCTCCCCTACCAGGGGGAGGTCCTGGGGAGCCTGGAGGGGGATCCGGACACCACGGGGCTGGTTCTGCGCACGGACCCCTATCCGGTGCGGGGGGAAGATCCCCTTGCCCCCACAGTCTTTTCCCCCCCAAACCAGTGGGCCCTTATCCCCGTGGTTGTGGTGCGAGATGTGGGGGAAGATGGGGTGGCGGCTCCGCTTTCGCCCCCAGTTGAATGGGCGTACATTCCCATTGTCCTGGTCAGAGACCTGGGAACAGATACGCTTTCCCCAGGCTTGTCTCCACCATCGGCCTGGACCTATACCCCTGTCGTCATAGTCAGGGATTTGGGGCAGGACCAAGCTTCTGTAGGCGCTTCTCCTCCTCTTTCCTGGTCCTACCAGCTCGTGGTGGTGGCGGTGCGCTTGGACCAGCCTCCCTACACGAATACGGGTTACGAGAACCTCGGGGGTGGGGCCATGTCCCCACCCACGGCGTGGAGCTATGGACCGTAGGGGGTAAACATGGGACGAATCATCACGACGCTTGACCAGATTTTGCGCGCCAAGGTTCGGTTGCTGGAAAACCCACCCCGCATGGGGGCTCGCGTGGAAGGCGGCTACCTGCATTGGCAGGTGGGCCGGTACCGGGAAAAGCTGTTCCGGGTTGGGCCGGGGGGCGTGGGGCGCAAGCAAATCTGGGTGCCTGAGTTTGAAGCTGAGCAACACAACCTTGTTCTGAACCAAGCGTACGACAGCCTCATCCCCCAGCATGGCCTGGTCCCCCTGAACCGGTACGCCGCTGTGGGGACCGGCTCCACGGCTCCCGCGCCGACCCAAACGGGGCTGGTCAATGAAGTGGCCCGCACCGGTACTGTACCGGGCGGCGAGTCGGACCAGGTCCTTTATATCAGCCCCGGCGTTTACGACATACGCCGGGTCAAGGAGTTCACGGAAGCCCAGGTGGGGGGGCGGAACCTGACTGAATGGGGATTTTCCCCGGTTTCTTCCGCCGGGAACAACCTGATGTGCCGTGAGCTTTTCCGCGACGGGAACGGAAACCCCGTTGTTTTGACGCTTGATGCTGACCAGCGCCTGCGGCTCATCTACACCCTGCGAATCACGCTGACCCCGGTTACGCCACAGGCGGTAACGGTCAACATTGCCGGGGTAGGGACTCGTACAGGGCAGTTTATGCTTACTGGCCATCTTAGCACAAGGACAGATACGGGTGGCTTTATAACGATAGACCATGGCGGGATAGCGTTCAATTCCTTTTCTGAGGGCGACCGGCGCGGTGACCTTTTGGCCCTTTCCGTTTTTGCCGCAGGAAGCAGATTGGGGTATACTCCCGACCTGTTTTTGTCTTCCAACGCCGCCCCCCTGACCTATCTCCACACCACGGAAATGCTGGGTGGCAATGCCGCCCCGAACTTTAAACAGCTTTCCTACCTTCCACCGTCCGGTAGAAGCCGTTCCGCCTATGTCCTGGTAGCCAACACGGAATGGGTGTTCACCTTCCGAAGCATCTGCCTCCGGGCCACTACAAGCAACTATCACTATTACACCCCCACCATTAACCTAGTGCTGGATTTTGGCCAGGAGTTTACCAAAGACAATCTTAACAAACTTCTCATCGGCAACTGGGTGCTTACTTGGGGGCCGTGATGATCCCGACTTGGCGCACCCGCACCCTAGTTGTCCCCTCCCCCGTGGGAGTCCCCGAGCCGCCCCTTGGGGTCTTCCCCTCGGGGCGAGAAAGCCACCATCACGTGGCCGGGGAGGTGCGGGGTGCCCGGGCTGTTTACGGAGATCTGAATGCCTTCGCGTGGTACTACGGCGGGGGCTATCTGACCTTGAACCGAGGCCGCAAACGGATTGCCCGCACCGCCCGGGGAGGTGAGGATGCCAAGCGGAGGCAAGGATAAGCTCCTTTGGCTTGGCCTGGGCGGGGTGGCCCTCCTGGCCCTGGCCGGGGGGCGGGCCGCCGCGGCTTCACGGCCCAGGGGAGGGTTCTCGGGATCACCATCCTGCCCCTACCCTCCTTCCGACCCTCCACTGGACAAAACGCGCTGGGACCTTATAGACCGCATTTACGCCCGGATTGTGGAGGCCAATCCCGCTTTGAGGTCGTCCTGCGGGGACTGCGGGGGGCGCTCCCTAGCCGCCATCGTGGCCGGCGCGTTGGCCCAGGCGGAGGGCATGGGGGTCCCCCCGGACCTGGTGGTGGCGGTGGCCTGGCGGGAAAGCCGCTTTAACCCTTACGTGGACCGGGTGACGGAGGCCCTACGCCTCAGCAAGGACGGGGCCAACTGCGCCTCGGGGACGGAGATTGGCCCCATGCAGGTGAAGCCCTGCGCCTTCCGCACCGTGGGCATGGACCCCACCCTCCTCCTCAACATGCCCACGCCCTCCCGCATTCAGTACGCGGTGGCCGCAGGGATCCGGTACCTGCGGTGGTTGAAGGAGACCCGCCTTCCCGGCTCTACCTGGTGTGACGTTCTTCACGCCTACAACGTGGGGCCGGGGGCCTTCCTCTCGGGAAAGCGCAACCCCGCCTACGTCCAGGCCGTCCTGGCCAAGGCGGCGGAGTACTCGGAGCTTAGGGTATGATGGGGGTTCTCCTCTCCTTCCTGGCGGTGGCCGCGGTCTTTGGGGCTGCGGGGCTCTGGTACTGGATGGGATTTGTGCTGGCCATCCTGGTGGTCCTGGGGGTTTTTGAGCTGGCCTCGGTGCGGGCCCGGGGGAAGACCCTTTCCCAGGAGTTCAAGGAGTTTGCCGAGCGCAGGCCCATTTGGGCCGGGGTCATCATGGCCGTTCTCTTTGGGGCCCTCGGGTGGATCGCGGCTCATCTCTTCACGGGGGTTTAGATGTTGCCGATAGGGCAAAAGGTATGTACCGTGCGCAGGCGAGACCCCAAGACCGGGCGCTTTGTCTCCACTTGCGACGATCCGCAAAAACCCGAGTCCAGGGTGGTAGACGATGTGCGGGTCCGCTTTCAGGCTACCTGTGATGCCTCGGGACAACCTTCGGATGTGCGGATCCTCTCCATCTCTTCTCCTGCCCTACTGGAGGCTAGGAGAGCCCTAAGGAAGGGGGAGATCTCCCGCGAAGAGTACGAGGCTTTTAGGGAAGCCCTGAAGGAAGAAGTGGCTAAAGACCTTCGCAGGGAGCTTTCCCGTTCCCTTGCCTTCAAGCTTGAGGGCTCCATGCGTTCAGATTTGGGCCGCAAAGCTGCGTCCACCAGAAAGCGTAAACAGGCCGCCCTCTCGGAAGCCGAACGTCGCAAGGCCCGGGACATGGCGGAGGCCCTGGCCCAGAAGATTAAGGCCCTGGAAGCTGCTCCCCCCAAGAACCCTAAAGAAAAGACCAGGTGGCAGGCTAGGCTTAAGCGCTTGAGGAAGGCCAGGGACAAGCTTTTAAGGATTGCCCAGGGTAAAGCCTACAAGTGGCCCTCCCCCTCGGAGATGCGTTAAGGTGTCAAATAGGTGTCAAAGGGCAATCCCCCGGGCTTGAGAAGGCCCGGGGGATTGCGTTCTGGACGTGGTGGGCGGCGCAGGACTCGAACCTGCGGCCTCTCGCGTGTGAGGCGGAAAAAATCCATTCTGCATCCTCCGGCACCGCACGGAAACGCCCTTCCTCATGATGACTATCATCCGGTATAGCACGGGCTCTTCCCCCCTGCTTCGGGTCCAATAGCCCCCCAAATGGCCCTCCTCTTTCTGGTCCCTTTCCAAGCCCTTTCTGGTAGCCTTGCAAGAAGGAAGGGGTCAGAACCGCTTGGGTAGCCCGGCCTGCTTCAGGACACCATTGGCGGTATGGCGGGACAGGATTTTGCCGTCTACCACGAACTTGCGCCCGGTGAGAGGGCTGTACCAGATTTCGTGGTCCCCCTTCCCCTGACGGACAAAGTAACAACCCGCCTCCCGGAGAAGGCGCTTGACCTCGGGGGCGTAATCCGCCATAGCCCTTAGGCGGGGGTGAGGGCTTGGCGGGCCTCGAGGTGGAGCTCCAAGGGTAGGGCCAGGGGAAGGCCGTTCTCCTCCAGGAGCTCAGGCACCATCACCCTGAGCTTGAGGAGGAGGCCATCAAGGTCTTGGGCCTCGGTTGCAAGCCCGGGCACATCCGGGGACTCTGCTACCCACACCCCAGCCTCCTCATCCCAGAAGGCGCGCACGCGTACGGGGGTCATAGCCGTATGATACCGCGCGAGGGCGGTGTATAATGCAAGTGATGCGGCCCTTCCGCCAAAGCCCGGAAGTGATTCTCTGGGCGGCTTTTGCCCCTGCACCGCCTAGGTGGGCTTGGCGGCTTTGGAGCAGGGCCTTCCGCGGCCTCCCCTCCCCTGAGGAGCGCTTCACCGTGGTGCGGGTAAAGGGGGACTTCGCCGCTTTGCGGGAACAATGGGCCAGGAAGCTCCTTCCCGGCCTTGGGGGGAGGGAGCGCGAAATCTTGAGGAGGCTCCTCCCCTACCTGCCCGGCGCGGTGGAGGGTGAGCGCATCTTCAGCGTCCTCCCCCCGGCCCGGCTGGCAAGCGCCCCTGGGGCCATCCGCCTTCTGCTCAATCCGGGAGGGGGCATAAAGCTGGCCCTCCTGATAATCGCCAGCACGCTGGCCTGGGCATTCCTCCTCGTGCTGGCTTGGCTTAGTCCAGAACCGCGCGGCGCGCGGTTTACGCAAGAATGCGAAAGCCGCGGGCCTCCCCTCAAAACCGAGCTTCTCGTGGTCAAAACTGTCGCCCAGCAGAACGCCCCTGGTGCGGCCTAAAGCGTTGGCGTAGCGGCCAAAGGCTTTAGGCCCGGTTAGCCGCGCCCCGAGCTAACCGAGGAGCACCAGGGGCAAAGCATGATTGAGCT
This genomic interval carries:
- a CDS encoding lytic transglycosylase domain-containing protein; this translates as MPSGGKDKLLWLGLGGVALLALAGGRAAAASRPRGGFSGSPSCPYPPSDPPLDKTRWDLIDRIYARIVEANPALRSSCGDCGGRSLAAIVAGALAQAEGMGVPPDLVVAVAWRESRFNPYVDRVTEALRLSKDGANCASGTEIGPMQVKPCAFRTVGMDPTLLLNMPTPSRIQYAVAAGIRYLRWLKETRLPGSTWCDVLHAYNVGPGAFLSGKRNPAYVQAVLAKAAEYSELRV
- a CDS encoding type II toxin-antitoxin system HicA family toxin, producing MADYAPEVKRLLREAGCYFVRQGKGDHEIWYSPLTGRKFVVDGKILSRHTANGVLKQAGLPKRF
- a CDS encoding DUF1902 domain-containing protein; amino-acid sequence: MTPVRVRAFWDEEAGVWVAESPDVPGLATEAQDLDGLLLKLRVMVPELLEENGLPLALPLELHLEARQALTPA